Proteins encoded within one genomic window of Pararhizobium capsulatum DSM 1112:
- a CDS encoding aromatic ring-hydroxylating oxygenase subunit alpha, with protein sequence MNEMIRDIRIPESWDRRGLPGWCYHSNALLELEKQHVFREYWQIACHVSDIPEPGNYIAMDVVGERALILRGQDGSVRGFHNICRHRGSRLVADDKGTCRNALVCPFHGWVYNLDGTLRGAARPRSFPPLDRQEFGLVPLETEIWMGFVFIRFAKGPQPSVAEQMQPFAEELGQYSTETMVPAGSIWTQISPVNWKSVRDVDNEGYHVAMAHPALQDLYGSTYYDEPFVGGLCRSFASYNPHAGRRWSVRNYVAVAPEATHLPESLRKAWIYYGLFPNAVIAVTPETVQFYQEFPLSTGQTLLRGGVYRHAAETRAQRAARYLAYRIDRDTQAEDVQLTVWSNEAMTSKAFHGFYLSDLEYGVRTHHNHLRDVLPVMTLDQAPDEERIGAVNAEMRTKW encoded by the coding sequence ATGAACGAGATGATCCGTGATATCCGCATTCCCGAGAGCTGGGATCGGCGCGGCCTGCCCGGCTGGTGCTATCACAGCAACGCCCTGCTGGAGCTCGAAAAACAACATGTTTTCCGCGAATACTGGCAGATCGCCTGCCATGTCTCCGACATCCCCGAACCCGGCAATTACATCGCCATGGACGTGGTCGGCGAGCGGGCGCTGATCTTGCGCGGTCAGGACGGCAGCGTGCGCGGTTTCCACAACATCTGCCGCCATCGCGGCTCGCGGCTGGTGGCCGACGACAAAGGCACCTGCCGCAACGCGCTGGTCTGTCCTTTCCACGGCTGGGTCTACAATCTCGACGGCACGCTCAGGGGCGCCGCCCGCCCCCGCTCCTTCCCCCCGCTCGACAGGCAAGAGTTCGGCCTCGTGCCGCTGGAAACCGAAATCTGGATGGGCTTCGTCTTCATCCGCTTCGCCAAGGGTCCACAACCCTCCGTCGCCGAACAGATGCAACCCTTTGCCGAAGAGCTTGGTCAATACAGCACCGAAACCATGGTGCCTGCCGGTTCGATCTGGACCCAGATCTCGCCGGTCAACTGGAAGTCCGTGCGCGACGTCGACAACGAAGGCTATCATGTCGCCATGGCCCATCCGGCCCTGCAGGATCTCTACGGCTCGACCTACTACGACGAACCCTTCGTCGGCGGCCTCTGCCGCTCGTTTGCGAGCTACAATCCCCATGCCGGCCGCCGCTGGAGCGTGCGGAATTATGTGGCAGTCGCGCCGGAGGCGACGCATCTGCCGGAAAGCCTGCGCAAGGCCTGGATCTATTACGGCCTGTTCCCCAACGCCGTGATCGCCGTGACGCCTGAAACCGTGCAGTTCTATCAGGAATTCCCGCTCTCGACCGGCCAGACCCTGCTGCGTGGCGGCGTCTATCGCCACGCGGCGGAAACCCGCGCGCAACGCGCCGCCCGTTATCTCGCCTACCGCATCGACCGCGATACACAGGCAGAAGACGTGCAACTGACTGTCTGGTCCAACGAGGCGATGACCTCGAAGGCCTTCCACGGATTCTACCTGTCCGACTTGGAATACGGCGTGCGCACTCATCACAACCATCTGCGCGACGTGCTGCCGGTGATGACGCTCGATCAGGCACCGGACGAAGAACGGATCGGTGCGGTTAATGCTGAAATGCGGACGAAATGGTGA
- a CDS encoding putative bifunctional diguanylate cyclase/phosphodiesterase: MKPVRSEQEFQNIVRRLELALDASQIGVWEHELSTDVLTWDERMYEIYGRSHPGGVVDSSLWSNAIHPDDLAGAKADFADAVRCKDDYSSEYRILLPDGEVRYLRSRARYFEENGTGTFIGAEWDVTADVLLNRELGEQQQIAEKRAQALEETTARIEHAAAHDYLTGLPNRRFFDRRLAELSTSPDIDKLALFHIGLDRFAMVNDVVGHDVGDRLLKATAAAIGERLPAGAFLARIGGDEFAIILGNFLSIDYLRKLAEQLLESLKRPVWHSEGMIGVTASIGVACANAGKIANLLVESDIALMRAKKSGRNRADFFSAQMKAQINSERRLADQFVRGLERGEFVPFYQAQVDARTRKIIGVEALARWRHPKRGLLSPAEFLGVAASLGMLDLLDAAILRQTLHDRKSWTRNGVRAPKVAVNVSAARLSDPSLISDLKQLDIEPGTLSFELLETIFLDEIEDGMMANVSALKSMFIDIEVDDFGSGHASIIGLMKLKPHRLKIDRRLVMPITTSREQKRLLRSIVDIAKALGIEVVAEGVETLEHAKLLTRLGCDVLQGYAIAYPISSEDMLDVLIEAKQGAFMVEA, encoded by the coding sequence ATGAAACCGGTACGATCCGAACAGGAGTTCCAGAATATCGTTCGAAGGCTCGAGCTTGCGCTTGATGCCTCGCAGATCGGCGTATGGGAGCACGAGCTTTCGACGGATGTGCTGACCTGGGATGAGCGGATGTACGAGATCTACGGTCGCTCTCATCCCGGCGGCGTTGTCGATTCTTCCCTCTGGAGCAATGCCATTCATCCCGACGATCTCGCGGGGGCCAAGGCTGATTTTGCGGATGCCGTCCGGTGCAAGGACGATTACTCTTCCGAATATCGTATCCTGTTGCCGGATGGCGAGGTGCGCTATCTCCGCTCGCGGGCGCGGTATTTCGAAGAAAACGGAACCGGCACCTTCATCGGGGCTGAATGGGATGTCACCGCCGACGTGCTTCTCAATCGGGAGCTGGGCGAGCAGCAGCAAATTGCCGAAAAGCGGGCTCAGGCGCTTGAAGAGACCACGGCGCGCATCGAGCACGCCGCCGCGCATGATTATTTGACCGGATTGCCCAATCGTCGTTTTTTCGATCGCCGACTTGCGGAGCTTTCCACCTCCCCGGATATCGACAAGCTTGCACTGTTTCATATTGGTCTCGATCGCTTCGCCATGGTCAATGATGTCGTCGGGCATGATGTGGGCGATCGGCTGCTGAAAGCGACGGCAGCCGCCATCGGAGAGCGCCTTCCAGCAGGGGCCTTTCTGGCACGCATCGGGGGGGACGAATTCGCCATCATCCTCGGCAATTTTCTGTCCATCGATTACTTGCGCAAGTTGGCGGAGCAGCTGCTCGAAAGTTTGAAACGCCCGGTCTGGCATAGCGAAGGCATGATCGGCGTAACGGCTTCGATCGGTGTTGCCTGTGCCAATGCGGGCAAGATCGCCAACCTGCTTGTCGAATCCGACATCGCCCTGATGCGCGCCAAGAAGAGCGGCCGCAACCGCGCAGATTTCTTCTCTGCGCAGATGAAAGCGCAGATCAACAGCGAGCGGCGGCTGGCCGATCAGTTCGTGCGCGGTCTGGAGCGCGGCGAGTTCGTGCCTTTTTATCAGGCGCAGGTCGATGCCCGTACCCGCAAGATCATCGGGGTTGAGGCGCTTGCCCGCTGGCGGCATCCGAAGCGTGGCCTGCTTTCTCCTGCTGAATTTCTGGGCGTTGCGGCGAGCCTTGGGATGCTGGATTTGCTTGACGCTGCGATCCTGAGGCAGACGCTGCACGATCGTAAATCCTGGACGAGAAACGGCGTGCGTGCTCCCAAGGTGGCCGTCAATGTCTCGGCTGCGCGCCTTTCAGATCCGTCCCTTATCTCGGATCTGAAGCAGCTCGATATCGAGCCCGGCACGCTTTCCTTCGAACTTCTCGAAACCATTTTTCTGGATGAAATCGAAGACGGCATGATGGCCAACGTCTCGGCGCTGAAATCCATGTTCATCGATATCGAGGTGGATGATTTCGGCTCCGGCCATGCCTCGATCATCGGCCTTATGAAGCTCAAGCCGCACCGGTTGAAGATCGATCGGCGGCTGGTCATGCCGATTACAACCTCCCGAGAACAAAAGCGCCTGTTACGCTCGATCGTCGATATCGCCAAGGCTCTCGGCATTGAAGTTGTTGCTGAAGGTGTGGAAACGCTGGAGCATGCGAAACTGCTGACGCGGCTCGGATGCGATGTGCTGCAGGGCTATGCCATCGCCTATCCGATCTCGTCGGAAGACATGCTGGATGTTCTGATCGAGGCCAAGCAGGGTGCCTTCATGGTCGAGGCCTGA
- a CDS encoding aminotransferase produces MAAKREEAAEVLAQGEMTALARQHLVQPWPVAGEIGAEARGGIRSGEGIYVIDGEGRKLIDGPAGMWCVNAGHRRKELADVLYEQAMELSYNSPWYTMNEPSVTLSARLAGHAPGDLSHVFYTTGGSSAVETALRFMQFANNVRGRPEKKLIVSRQGGYHGSTYLSASLNGRPRDHDWMDSASDQVIKLTCPNPFRRPAGMDEAQFCDMLVEEFRDVIANRGAERIGAFIAEPVMASGGVIVPPYGYLSRMRALCSENDILFIADEVVTAFGRLGSVFASQEVFGIEPDMITFAKGVTSGYFPLGGVMISAQLLEDLRRSNHSEAMFAHGLTYSSHPIGCAVALKNLDILEGGLLAHARDVSDYFQSSLKRLEELPLVGEVRGLGLMACIECVADRVSNNPLTLDLEVGKRIDAHCQELGLLVRPLINMCVMSPPLTIERPQIDTMTDILHTSIRRTMDELVREGLWKG; encoded by the coding sequence ATGGCGGCGAAGCGGGAAGAGGCGGCAGAGGTTTTGGCGCAAGGTGAGATGACGGCGCTTGCGCGTCAGCATCTGGTTCAGCCCTGGCCGGTGGCGGGCGAGATCGGTGCCGAAGCGCGCGGCGGCATTCGGTCCGGTGAGGGCATCTACGTGATCGACGGCGAGGGGCGCAAGCTGATCGATGGCCCGGCCGGCATGTGGTGCGTCAATGCCGGGCATCGGCGCAAGGAGCTGGCTGACGTGCTCTACGAACAGGCGATGGAGCTTTCCTACAATTCGCCGTGGTACACGATGAACGAGCCGTCAGTGACGCTCTCGGCCCGGCTTGCCGGCCATGCGCCGGGCGATCTCTCTCATGTCTTCTACACCACCGGCGGTTCCTCGGCTGTCGAGACGGCGCTGCGCTTCATGCAGTTCGCCAACAATGTGCGCGGGCGGCCGGAGAAAAAGCTGATCGTCTCCCGTCAGGGCGGCTATCACGGCTCGACCTATCTCTCCGCCTCGCTCAACGGCCGCCCGCGCGATCACGACTGGATGGACAGCGCCAGCGATCAGGTGATCAAGCTTACTTGTCCCAATCCTTTTCGCCGTCCGGCAGGCATGGATGAGGCACAGTTCTGCGACATGCTGGTCGAGGAATTCCGCGATGTCATCGCCAACCGTGGAGCGGAGCGAATCGGCGCCTTCATCGCCGAGCCGGTCATGGCTTCCGGCGGCGTCATCGTGCCGCCGTATGGCTACCTCAGCCGCATGCGGGCGCTTTGCAGCGAAAACGATATTCTCTTCATCGCCGACGAGGTGGTGACGGCTTTCGGGCGTCTTGGCTCCGTCTTCGCCTCGCAGGAGGTGTTTGGCATCGAGCCGGACATGATCACCTTCGCCAAGGGTGTGACGTCGGGTTATTTCCCGCTTGGTGGCGTCATGATTTCGGCGCAGCTTTTGGAGGATTTGCGCCGGTCCAATCACTCCGAGGCGATGTTTGCCCATGGTTTGACCTATTCCAGCCATCCGATCGGCTGCGCGGTTGCCCTGAAGAACCTCGATATCCTCGAAGGCGGTTTGCTCGCCCATGCACGCGACGTCTCTGACTATTTCCAATCGAGCCTGAAACGGCTGGAGGAGTTGCCGCTGGTTGGTGAAGTCCGCGGGCTTGGGCTGATGGCCTGCATCGAATGCGTCGCCGACCGGGTCAGCAACAATCCGCTGACGCTCGATCTGGAAGTCGGCAAGCGCATCGACGCCCATTGCCAGGAACTGGGGCTTCTGGTGCGGCCATTGATCAATATGTGCGTTATGTCACCGCCGCTGACGATCGAGCGGCCGCAGATCGACACGATGACCGACATCCTCCACACCAGCATCCGCCGCACCATGGACGAACTGGTGCGTGAGGGATTGTGGAAAGGTTGA
- a CDS encoding ABC transporter ATP-binding protein, with amino-acid sequence MISIRSVSRNYGIYKALDEVSLDIGAGEFFSLLGPSGCGKTTLLRSIAGFDTPTSGDIRIDGHSVIGTPPNRRPTNMVFQNYAIFPHLNVEENVAYGLKRLKLDASEERRRVGDALDQVRLGALGKRGANELSGGQRQRVALARALVMRPKVLLLDEPLSALDKKLREEMQVELRSLQKAVGITFILVTHDQYEALGLSDRIAVMFGGRIAQVATPKDIYQHPLTREVADFLGGMNFMKARITGESAGELSVETQRFGSVRVAKPLGFAARDGHATLGIRPERLRVLWDDTNANHSLQGQVVDRHYFGEITHLIVDVPGMEKPLSVSETNNFGADDIPVGAPIRLAYDPDALVALRG; translated from the coding sequence ATGATCTCGATCCGCTCCGTCAGCCGCAACTACGGCATCTACAAAGCTCTCGACGAGGTCTCGCTGGATATCGGCGCGGGCGAATTCTTCTCGCTTCTCGGCCCCTCCGGTTGCGGCAAGACTACCCTGCTGCGCTCGATCGCCGGCTTCGACACACCGACATCAGGCGATATCCGCATCGATGGCCACTCCGTGATCGGCACACCACCGAACCGGCGCCCCACCAACATGGTTTTCCAGAACTACGCGATCTTCCCGCATCTGAACGTCGAGGAAAACGTCGCCTACGGCTTGAAGCGGTTGAAGCTCGATGCTTCCGAAGAGCGCCGCCGGGTCGGCGATGCGCTCGATCAGGTCCGGCTCGGCGCGCTCGGCAAACGTGGGGCGAACGAGCTTTCCGGCGGTCAGCGGCAGCGCGTGGCGCTGGCGCGTGCGCTTGTGATGCGGCCGAAGGTGCTGCTGCTGGACGAACCCCTCTCGGCGCTCGACAAGAAGCTGCGCGAGGAAATGCAGGTCGAGCTTCGCTCGCTGCAGAAGGCGGTCGGCATCACTTTCATCCTCGTCACGCACGATCAGTATGAAGCGCTCGGCCTCTCCGACCGTATCGCCGTGATGTTCGGCGGACGTATCGCGCAGGTGGCAACGCCCAAGGATATCTATCAGCATCCGCTGACCCGCGAAGTCGCCGATTTCCTCGGAGGCATGAACTTCATGAAGGCTCGCATCACGGGCGAAAGCGCCGGTGAACTTTCCGTCGAAACCCAGCGCTTCGGCAGCGTCCGGGTCGCCAAGCCGCTCGGCTTTGCCGCCCGCGACGGCCACGCCACCCTCGGCATCCGCCCGGAGCGGCTGCGCGTTCTATGGGACGACACCAATGCCAATCATTCCCTGCAGGGACAGGTGGTCGACCGGCATTATTTTGGCGAAATCACCCACCTGATCGTCGACGTGCCCGGCATGGAAAAGCCGCTCTCGGTCTCGGAAACCAACAATTTCGGCGCCGATGATATTCCGGTCGGCGCGCCGATCCGGCTGGCTTACGATCCAGATGCGCTGGTGGCGCTGCGCGGCTGA
- a CDS encoding ABC transporter permease: MSGRHGIAKSRWLPAYVGLYLAFLYLPILLLPIFSFNNAAATTFPLAGFTLKWYASLWSNTVMLEAARNSLFVGVCVAILSTSLGICAARAITRYRFRGREAANGLLMAPLFLPEIIVAVSLLMIILQIGIELSLATVIFGQTVFCLPYAMSVLTSGFEGFDRSLEEASLDLGETAFGTFRRVTLPVVAPAIVSSLLVSFTISLDEFILAFFLSGTEPTLPVYIWGQLRFAAKLPGVLALGSIMIALSITLLTVAEIIRRRAERRIQGA, translated from the coding sequence ATGAGCGGACGTCACGGCATCGCAAAATCCCGATGGCTGCCGGCCTATGTCGGCCTGTATCTGGCGTTCCTCTATCTGCCGATCCTGCTGCTGCCGATCTTCTCCTTCAACAATGCGGCAGCCACCACCTTCCCGCTCGCGGGCTTCACGCTCAAATGGTACGCCTCGCTGTGGAGCAACACGGTGATGCTGGAGGCGGCGCGCAACAGCCTGTTCGTGGGCGTTTGTGTTGCCATACTGTCTACCAGCCTCGGCATCTGCGCCGCCCGCGCAATCACCCGCTACCGGTTTCGCGGACGCGAGGCGGCAAATGGCCTCTTGATGGCGCCGCTGTTCCTGCCGGAAATCATCGTCGCCGTATCGCTGCTGATGATCATCCTGCAGATCGGCATCGAACTGTCGCTGGCCACCGTCATCTTCGGCCAGACCGTCTTCTGCCTGCCCTATGCGATGTCGGTGCTGACCTCCGGCTTCGAAGGTTTTGACAGAAGCCTTGAGGAAGCTTCGCTCGACCTCGGCGAAACCGCCTTCGGCACCTTTCGCCGGGTGACGCTGCCGGTGGTAGCTCCTGCCATCGTCTCCAGCCTGCTCGTCTCCTTCACGATTTCGCTGGACGAGTTCATCCTTGCCTTCTTCCTCTCGGGCACCGAGCCGACGCTTCCGGTCTATATCTGGGGCCAGCTGCGCTTTGCCGCCAAGCTGCCGGGCGTGCTGGCGCTCGGTAGCATCATGATCGCGCTTTCCATTACGCTTTTGACGGTGGCCGAAATCATTCGCCGCCGCGCCGAGCGTCGCATCCAAGGAGCATAG
- a CDS encoding glucoamylase family protein has product MLLKGDTDTSVLDRLQRSAFDYFVDFANPRTGLIADTSLPGAPSSIAATGFGLSCYPIGVERSWISRTQAAERTVTLLRFLAESNQSRDKDATGYKGLYYHFLDMETGKRTWRCELSLIDSALLLAGVLTAAAYFAEENPVENEIRSLAAMLYARANWAWALDEADALSLGWKPRSGFLPYRWEGYSEAIILYVLALASPSYPVPAESYKAFTGKFDWMMAGEQPYLYAGPLFIHLFSHGWIDFRGICDEAIAEKDSDYFENTRRAIAVQREYAIKNPGGFTGYGPDLWGLTACDGPERSRKLLDGRRQQFAGYAARGAPFGPDDGTVAPWASLACIAFEPRLAMSAVRHILCTYPNVLTDGRFLGSFNPSIRGETEEGWLNDRSVGLDQGILVMMIENSRSGLIWELMRHTPVIRRGLKRAGFSGGWL; this is encoded by the coding sequence ATGTTATTAAAAGGTGATACGGATACGTCCGTTTTGGATCGTCTCCAAAGATCTGCATTTGACTATTTTGTCGATTTTGCCAATCCGCGCACGGGCCTGATTGCGGACACGTCGCTGCCTGGTGCGCCGTCGAGTATTGCCGCCACGGGTTTCGGGCTTTCCTGTTATCCGATTGGCGTGGAGCGTAGCTGGATCAGCCGGACGCAGGCTGCCGAACGGACGGTGACGCTGCTTCGGTTTCTCGCAGAAAGCAACCAGAGCCGTGACAAGGATGCGACGGGCTACAAAGGCCTCTACTATCACTTCCTGGACATGGAGACAGGTAAACGTACCTGGCGCTGCGAGCTGTCCCTGATCGACAGTGCGCTCCTTCTTGCCGGAGTGCTGACCGCCGCGGCTTATTTCGCCGAAGAAAACCCGGTGGAAAACGAGATTCGCTCTCTGGCTGCCATGCTCTATGCGCGCGCCAACTGGGCGTGGGCGCTTGATGAGGCAGACGCACTTTCCCTGGGTTGGAAGCCACGCAGCGGATTTTTACCCTATCGCTGGGAGGGGTATAGCGAGGCAATCATTCTCTATGTGCTGGCGCTCGCGTCCCCCTCCTATCCCGTGCCGGCAGAAAGCTACAAGGCCTTCACTGGCAAGTTCGACTGGATGATGGCGGGCGAGCAGCCGTATCTTTATGCCGGCCCGCTCTTCATCCATCTCTTCTCCCATGGCTGGATCGATTTTCGCGGCATTTGCGACGAGGCGATTGCGGAAAAAGACAGCGATTATTTCGAAAACACCCGGCGCGCCATTGCCGTACAGCGCGAATATGCGATCAAGAACCCCGGCGGATTCACCGGTTATGGCCCCGATCTGTGGGGGTTGACGGCCTGCGATGGCCCTGAGCGGTCACGCAAGCTCCTGGATGGCAGGCGCCAGCAATTCGCGGGCTATGCTGCCCGCGGCGCTCCATTTGGGCCGGATGACGGGACGGTTGCGCCTTGGGCTTCGTTGGCCTGTATTGCCTTTGAACCGAGGCTTGCCATGTCGGCCGTTCGTCACATCCTGTGTACCTATCCCAACGTATTGACGGATGGCCGTTTTCTCGGCAGCTTCAATCCGAGCATCCGGGGTGAGACGGAGGAGGGTTGGCTCAATGACCGCAGCGTCGGCCTCGATCAGGGTATTCTGGTGATGATGATCGAGAATTCCCGTAGCGGGCTTATCTGGGAGCTGATGCGTCATACGCCGGTGATCCGTCGCGGGCTGAAACGGGCGGGTTTTTCGGGCGGGTGGCTTTAA
- a CDS encoding ABC transporter permease codes for MTALPASTIAEPDGPARARWADSDEAKGLMLVSPTLLYALALLLLPILIVFAYSFWSQDYLTIDRTFTLANYRTALGEPIYQDLLWRSLTISLVVSVITVTVSYPIAWFISFHGGIHKNLWLFLITVPCWTSYLLRVMSWKVILGYQGVLNTGLMSTGLIDKPVTSLLYNSNAVVITLVHSWAAFAILPIFVSLEKIDRSLIEAAHDLGDNKFRSFLRVTLPLSLPGVISAFLIVIIPTVGDYVTPKLVGGKDGVMIATAIQAQFGKGANWPLGAALSVTTMVIVSAMAGAVVLALKFFVRRIR; via the coding sequence ATGACGGCGCTCCCGGCATCGACGATCGCAGAGCCCGATGGCCCGGCCCGCGCGCGCTGGGCGGACAGCGACGAAGCCAAGGGGCTGATGCTGGTCTCGCCCACTTTACTATACGCGCTTGCCCTGCTCCTGCTGCCGATCCTGATCGTCTTCGCCTACAGTTTCTGGTCCCAGGACTACCTGACGATCGACCGGACCTTCACGCTGGCCAACTACCGCACCGCGCTGGGCGAGCCGATCTACCAGGACCTGCTCTGGCGCTCGCTGACCATCTCGCTTGTCGTCAGCGTGATCACCGTCACGGTCTCCTACCCCATCGCCTGGTTCATCTCCTTCCATGGCGGCATTCACAAGAACCTCTGGCTGTTCCTGATCACCGTGCCCTGCTGGACGAGCTATCTGCTGCGCGTGATGTCGTGGAAGGTGATCCTCGGCTATCAGGGCGTCCTCAACACCGGCCTGATGTCGACCGGGCTGATCGACAAGCCGGTGACCTCGCTGCTCTATAATTCCAATGCCGTCGTCATCACGCTGGTCCATAGCTGGGCGGCCTTCGCCATCCTGCCGATCTTCGTGTCGCTGGAAAAGATCGACCGCTCGCTGATCGAGGCCGCACACGATCTTGGCGACAACAAGTTCCGAAGCTTCCTGCGCGTCACCCTGCCGCTGTCGCTGCCCGGCGTCATCTCCGCCTTCCTGATCGTGATAATCCCGACGGTCGGCGATTATGTGACGCCGAAGCTCGTTGGCGGCAAGGACGGGGTGATGATCGCAACCGCCATTCAGGCCCAGTTCGGCAAGGGAGCCAACTGGCCGCTAGGTGCCGCCCTTTCCGTCACGACGATGGTGATCGTCTCGGCCATGGCCGGCGCTGTGGTGCTGGCGCTCAAATTTTTCGTGAGGCGCATTCGATGA
- a CDS encoding flavin monoamine oxidase family protein translates to MSADDIDVVVVGAGFSGLAAAHALIDAGLRVLVLEARDRPGGRVEPADFANGRRIDAGGQFISEDMPAVMELARRYGRPLVSIPDEGKLVLRPALPQREAFRFHEGVEGLRGRANAIDPRDPVIAGLSVADWLARRPEADDAKAGFRAMIHGLWCRPAEELPLWYYIDNDRRLETTVSELQYYLEGSTHSLAEAMAADLGERLLLSTPVEAVSVAADGVSIEAGGKRFHAEQVLLAVPPVMARRISISPRLPSDVSAALDAWASGTVIKICFRYDRRFWRDDDLSGMVMWRDVKGLFACDISSGDDALLVVFIGGPLAVEWGGKGTANSLFSPAGRSAERMRGDEGAANSEPAAPSSALRAPSPRWGEEGASGAVTENSEAAVLENVLSRLSDALGPEACKPLETILRDWTDDRWSGGGYSDVILDMAAYDAEDILRRGAGTIHFACSELSPFFPGYIEGAITAGRAVAQRIITQPRSATSASGS, encoded by the coding sequence TTGAGCGCAGACGATATCGATGTTGTGGTTGTCGGGGCCGGTTTTTCCGGCCTCGCGGCCGCCCATGCGCTGATCGATGCGGGATTGCGCGTTCTCGTGCTCGAGGCGCGTGATCGTCCCGGCGGACGTGTAGAGCCGGCGGATTTTGCCAATGGCCGGCGGATCGATGCCGGAGGCCAGTTCATCAGCGAGGATATGCCTGCGGTCATGGAGCTTGCGCGCCGCTACGGTCGGCCGCTGGTGTCGATACCGGACGAGGGAAAGCTTGTTCTGCGGCCGGCCTTGCCGCAGCGCGAGGCGTTTCGGTTTCACGAGGGCGTGGAGGGATTGCGCGGCCGCGCCAATGCCATTGATCCGCGTGATCCCGTTATTGCCGGGCTTTCCGTCGCGGACTGGCTGGCCCGGCGGCCGGAGGCCGACGATGCCAAGGCCGGTTTCCGCGCAATGATCCATGGTCTCTGGTGCCGGCCGGCTGAGGAATTGCCGCTCTGGTATTACATCGACAACGACCGGCGGTTGGAGACGACGGTTTCGGAGCTGCAATATTATCTGGAGGGCAGCACCCATTCGCTTGCCGAGGCGATGGCGGCCGATCTGGGAGAGCGGTTGCTACTGTCTACGCCGGTGGAAGCGGTTTCCGTCGCGGCCGATGGCGTGAGCATCGAGGCGGGCGGCAAGAGGTTCCATGCTGAACAGGTTCTTCTGGCGGTGCCGCCGGTGATGGCGCGGCGAATTTCGATCTCGCCGCGGCTTCCGTCTGACGTTTCGGCCGCTCTCGATGCCTGGGCGAGCGGCACGGTCATCAAGATTTGCTTCCGTTATGATCGGCGTTTTTGGCGGGATGACGATCTGAGCGGCATGGTGATGTGGCGCGATGTAAAGGGCCTTTTCGCCTGCGATATCAGCAGTGGTGATGATGCTCTGCTCGTCGTCTTCATCGGCGGGCCACTGGCGGTTGAGTGGGGTGGAAAAGGAACGGCAAATTCCCTCTTCTCCCCAGCGGGGAGAAGTGCCGAGCGGATGCGAGGCGATGAGGGGGCCGCGAATTCAGAGCCAGCCGCCCCCTCATCCGCCCTTCGGGCACCTTCTCCCCGCTGGGGAGAAGAGGGAGCAAGCGGTGCCGTCACCGAAAACAGCGAGGCTGCGGTGCTTGAAAACGTGCTTTCGCGACTTTCCGACGCCCTTGGCCCGGAAGCCTGCAAGCCGCTGGAAACCATCCTGCGGGACTGGACGGACGACCGCTGGAGTGGCGGCGGCTATAGCGACGTCATCCTCGATATGGCGGCCTATGACGCTGAAGATATCCTGAGGCGCGGCGCGGGGACAATCCACTTTGCCTGCTCGGAACTCTCGCCGTTTTTTCCCGGCTATATCGAAGGCGCGATCACGGCGGGACGCGCGGTGGCGCAGCGCATCATTACTCAGCCGCGCAGCGCCACCAGCGCATCTGGATCGTAA
- a CDS encoding DUF1194 domain-containing protein, translated as MLATLVLLLGLSGATVPVASGDNQVDVELVLAVDMSGSMDTEEAEIQRSGYVEAISHPDFINAVRAGMLGRVAISYFEWAGSVNETSLVDWRLIESDEDAAAFANAIASRPIATRRGTSISKALFFGTRLIETNSYDGLRQVIDVSGDGPNNMGPPVAPARDTAVKAGIVVNGLAILVRPSMSAGPLDTYYADCVIGGAGSFVVPVHRRDDFAVAIRQKLVMEITRRNSPARIIPTAGGIMSDCMIGEKLRPRYFDRFYQELDR; from the coding sequence ATGCTTGCGACACTTGTCTTGCTTCTAGGCCTTTCAGGCGCGACCGTTCCGGTTGCCTCGGGCGATAACCAGGTCGACGTTGAACTGGTCCTTGCCGTCGATATGTCGGGCTCCATGGATACGGAGGAAGCGGAGATACAACGTTCCGGCTATGTCGAGGCGATAAGCCATCCTGATTTTATCAACGCCGTGCGGGCCGGCATGCTGGGGCGAGTCGCCATCAGCTATTTCGAATGGGCCGGAAGTGTCAACGAAACCTCGCTGGTGGACTGGCGGCTGATCGAGAGCGACGAGGATGCCGCTGCATTTGCGAACGCCATCGCTTCCCGTCCGATAGCAACGCGCCGCGGCACCTCCATCTCCAAGGCGCTTTTCTTTGGAACGCGCCTGATCGAAACCAATAGCTATGACGGCCTGCGGCAGGTCATCGATGTCTCCGGCGACGGCCCGAACAACATGGGTCCGCCAGTTGCACCCGCACGCGACACGGCGGTCAAGGCCGGCATCGTCGTCAATGGCCTCGCCATCCTCGTTCGCCCTTCCATGTCTGCCGGTCCACTCGACACCTACTATGCCGATTGCGTCATCGGCGGCGCTGGTTCCTTCGTCGTGCCGGTGCATCGCCGGGACGATTTTGCCGTCGCCATCCGCCAGAAATTGGTGATGGAGATCACCCGTCGCAATTCGCCCGCCCGTATCATACCGACAGCAGGCGGCATCATGAGTGACTGCATGATCGGCGAGAAGCTGCGCCCTCGCTACTTCGATCGCTTCTACCAAGAACTTGACCGATAA